A window of the Malaclemys terrapin pileata isolate rMalTer1 chromosome 6, rMalTer1.hap1, whole genome shotgun sequence genome harbors these coding sequences:
- the LOC128838801 gene encoding uncharacterized protein LOC128838801, protein MEMVSESGGGYTFFWSGRSSDERRESGVGFAIKNHLVWKLASFPKGMNDRLMTMQLPLQKGKQATLISVYAPTKTNPEDVKDKFYEELDTLLSSVHRTDKLILLGDFNARVGCDAAVWEGVIGKNRVGKCNSNGLLLLKTCAAHDLLISNTVFRLPTRNRTLWMHPHSKHWHLIDYVIISRRDRQDVRVTKAMCGADCWTDHRLIVSKMKLRIMPKRWMTLRDWERFHNTVHTAASKVLGPSRCRRQDWFDENDAEIQVLLAEKHCLHRAYQNDPSSVAKKTAFINARRTVQNRLSTMRDLWLSTKADEIQAYADRNDYKQFYEALNTLYGPQSSGSFPLLNSDVYKRKGNRQVCDNHRGISLLSTVGKVLARVLLNRLITHLEKGLLPESQCGFCKGHGTIDMIFAVRQLQEKCQEQNRELYPTFVDFMKAFNSVSRQGLWRIMSKFGCPDRFIRMVRQFHHGMMACVLDDGETSEAFLVTTVSSKGMFSMIFSATLTDALQHCTEGVGLKYRTDGKLFNLRRLHAITKVKETVLQDFFFADDCALNASTEPEMQATMDKFSTSCNNFARFRS, encoded by the exons ATGGAAATG GTATCTGAGTCAGGCGGTGgctatacattcttctggagtGGCCGCAGCAGTGATGAGCGTCGTGAATCTGGAGTTGGCTTCGCCATCAAGAATCATCTTGTTTGGAAACTTGCCAGTTTCCCCAAGGGTATGAATGACCGGctcatgacaatgcagcttccgcttcaaaaaggaaaacaagctacttTGATCAGCGTATATGCTCCTACAAAgaccaacccagaggatgtgaaggataaattctaCGAAGAACTAGATACTCTGCTATCGTCAGTGCACCGCACAGACAAGCTGATTCTGCTTGGCGATTTTAACGCAAGAGTCGGATGTGATGCCGCAGTCTGGGAAGGAGTCATCGGGAAAAATAGAGTGGGAAAGTGTAACAGCAATGGCCTGTTGctgctgaaaacttgtgcagcACATGACCTTCTGATCAGCAATACGGTCTTCCGCCTTCCTACCCGTAACAGGACTTTGTGGATGCATCCCCAttccaagcactggcatttgatcgattatgtcatcatcagcagaagggacagacaagatgtcagggttacaaaagctatgtgtggTGCTGATTGTTGGACAGATCATAGGctcatagtatccaaaatgaagctccgTATCATGCCAAAGAGATG GATGACGCTGAGAGACTGGGAGCGATTCCACAACACTGTTCATACAGCTGCATCGAAGGTATTGGGGCCCTCCAGATGCAGGCGGCAAGACtggtttgatgaaaatgatgcagaaatccaaGTCTTACTTGCTGAGAAGCACTGCCTGCATCGTGCATATCAAAATGATCCATCCTCAGTGGCAAAGAAGACCGCCTTTATCAACGCTCGCAGAACAGTACAGAACCGACTGAGCACAATGCGGGACTTGTGGCTGAGCaccaaagcagatgaaatacaggcatatgcGGACAGGAACGACtataagcagttttatgaagCCCTCAACACACTCTATGGTCCACAGTCTTCTGGGAGTTTTCCTctcctgaactctgatg tctataagaggaagggcaatcGCCAGGTATGCGACAATCACCGTGGAATCTCGCTGCTTTCTACAGTGGGGAAAGTTCTTGCACGGGTTCTGTTGAACCGATTGatcactcacctggagaagggcttactgccagaatcacagtgtggcttctgCAAGGGACATGGTactattgacatgatcttcgctgtgcgtcagctacaggagaaatgtcaagagcagaatcgtgaactctacCCAACTTTTGTGGACTTCATGAAAGCATTTAACTCTGTCAgtcgccagggcctgtggaggatcatgtcgaaatttggctgtccagacagatttatacgaATGGTACGTCAATTTCATCACGGTATGATGGCTTGTGTCCTGGATGAcggtgaaacatctgaggccttccTAGTCACCACGGTGTCAAGCAAGGGTAtgttcagcatgatattctctgccactttgactgatgcccttcaacactgcactgaaggagtaggcctgaagtatagaactgacGGGAAACTATTCAATCTGAGGCGACTGCATGCTatcaccaaggtgaaggaaactgtacttcAAGACTTTTTCTTTGccgatgattgtgctctgaatgctagtacagagccagaaatgcaagccacTATGGACAAGTTTTCAACATCATGCAATaacttcg CAAGATTTCGGAGTTAA